In Candidatus Blochmannia vicinus, one DNA window encodes the following:
- a CDS encoding D-alanine--D-alanine ligase family protein, producing MSKLCIGIICGGRSLEHEISLKSAICIAQSIDICRFEVIILWIDKKGCWHLKNRNFDTLFCYEDDTYISILLQIYPHRFASNTKYINDYIKFDVIFPIVHGTLGEDGALQGLLCMMNLPFVGSHVLSSSIGMDKDVSKRLLRDAGLSVVPFKTFLVNDQHNIDFDDLVSTFRLPFFVKPVNQGSSIGVSKVTSRKYFNQALEKAFYFSHKILIEPAIIGREIECAVLGNDNPEISVCGEIILANKNFYTYYDKYIARDVQILIPALVNDLISDEIRSITLRAFQILNCSGMARVDFFLTSDNQIFLNEVNTLPGFTYDSMYPKLWEISGLNFQKLITKLIELALDMHDKNNCFYHADSDLLKYFRHERI from the coding sequence ATGTCCAAATTATGTATTGGGATTATTTGTGGAGGGCGTTCCTTAGAGCATGAAATTTCATTAAAATCGGCTATATGTATTGCTCAATCTATTGATATATGTCGATTTGAAGTAATTATTTTGTGGATAGATAAAAAGGGATGTTGGCATCTAAAAAATAGAAATTTTGATACTTTATTTTGTTATGAAGATGATACATATATTTCAATATTATTACAAATCTATCCTCATCGCTTTGCATCTAATACTAAATATATAAATGATTATATAAAATTTGATGTTATTTTTCCTATAGTTCATGGAACATTAGGAGAAGATGGAGCTTTACAGGGTTTATTGTGTATGATGAATTTACCATTTGTTGGTTCTCATGTTTTAAGTTCATCTATAGGTATGGATAAAGATGTGTCTAAACGTTTATTGCGTGATGCAGGCCTATCAGTAGTGCCATTTAAAACTTTTTTAGTAAATGATCAACATAATATAGATTTTGATGATCTTGTTTCTACTTTTAGGTTGCCTTTTTTTGTAAAGCCAGTGAATCAAGGATCATCAATAGGAGTTTCAAAAGTTACCAGTCGTAAATATTTTAATCAAGCATTGGAAAAAGCTTTTTATTTTAGTCACAAAATATTGATAGAACCAGCTATTATTGGAAGGGAGATAGAGTGCGCAGTATTGGGTAATGATAATCCGGAGATTAGCGTGTGTGGTGAAATTATATTGGCGAATAAAAATTTTTATACTTATTATGATAAATATATAGCACGCGATGTTCAGATCCTGATACCGGCTTTAGTTAATGATTTAATAAGTGATGAGATTCGTAGTATTACTTTACGTGCATTTCAAATATTAAATTGTTCTGGAATGGCTCGTGTAGATTTTTTTTTAACTTCAGACAATCAGATTTTTTTGAATGAAGTGAATACTTTGCCTGGATTCACTTATGACAGTATGTATCCTAAATTATGGGAGATAAGTGGGTTAAATTTTCAAAAATTAATTACTAAATTGATAGAGTTGGCATTAGATATGCATGATAAAAACAATTGTTTTTATCATGCAGATAGCGATTTATTAAAGTATTTTCGGCATGAGAGGATTTGA
- the rplY gene encoding 50S ribosomal protein L25, producing MLTIKANLRTYHKKSASRRLRKQNKCPAIVYRKDNKENLSIILNQNDILHPNSVAQLYKNNLVLLFIENKESITVKVQEIQYHPFKPKPIHIDFIHI from the coding sequence ATGCTAACAATCAAAGCTAACTTGCGTACTTATCACAAAAAAAGCGCATCAAGACGCTTACGTAAACAAAACAAATGTCCAGCTATTGTCTATAGAAAAGACAATAAAGAAAATTTGTCCATTATACTAAATCAAAATGACATTTTGCATCCTAATTCTGTAGCACAACTATATAAAAATAATCTAGTGCTATTATTTATTGAAAATAAAGAATCCATTACAGTTAAAGTACAAGAAATACAATATCATCCTTTCAAACCCAAACCAATTCATATTGATTTCATACATATTTAA
- the folE gene encoding GTP cyclohydrolase I FolE: MSILTQEALLVRDALLVKGLENPLIALNINTQIRKLRIEDHMKAIVHLLNLDLKHDSLSNTPKRIAKMYVEEIFSGLDYSNFPKIAIIQNTMQIHEMITVRGINITSTCEHHFIVFNGKVTVSYIPKKKVIGLSKINRIVQFFSKRPQLQERLTKQIALALQTLLNTNDVAIFIDAVHYCVKSRGIHDINSTTTTISLGGVFESNVNIRKEFLHTITYYNH; encoded by the coding sequence ATGTCTATCTTGACACAAGAAGCGTTATTAGTACGTGATGCTTTATTAGTAAAAGGGTTAGAAAACCCACTAATTGCATTGAATATTAATACTCAAATTCGTAAACTTCGTATCGAAGATCATATGAAAGCTATTGTGCATCTTCTTAATCTTGATTTGAAACATGATAGTTTGTCAAATACTCCCAAACGTATAGCTAAAATGTATGTAGAAGAAATTTTTTCAGGTTTAGATTATTCAAATTTTCCTAAAATTGCAATTATTCAAAATACAATGCAAATTCATGAAATGATCACAGTGCGAGGAATTAATATCACTAGTACTTGTGAACATCATTTCATTGTTTTTAATGGTAAAGTTACTGTTTCTTATATTCCAAAAAAAAAAGTGATTGGTTTATCAAAAATAAATAGAATAGTACAGTTTTTTTCTAAAAGACCACAACTACAAGAACGATTGACAAAACAAATTGCTTTAGCATTACAAACATTACTTAATACTAATGATGTGGCAATATTTATTGATGCAGTACATTATTGTGTAAAATCTAGAGGTATACATGATATTAACAGCACTACAACTACTATTTCATTAGGAGGTGTATTTGAGTCAAATGTAAATATTAGAAAAGAGTTTTTACATACAATTACATATTATAATCATTAA